The region CCacatttgttttatattttttaaaaaatggcccGCCACTTGCGATTGCATTTTGCGACCAGGAGGAGCAACACGGACCCACTGTCTGAAGCTTCGGGGGAGAGCTTGGAGAGTAACATTTGTATGACAGTTGAGACTCTATCAAGAAAGAATGTTAATCAATTGACTACGCCTGAGCCTGTAGTGATGCCAACAGTATCACAGGCTGAATGCATACTGCAACGTAGCTCTTCATTGTTCATACCGCAGGTTAGTAATAATGATCAACTGCGCAGAAAGAGTTCCACTTTGCAGATATCACTACAGTCCAAACAGTCGAGTAGGCACTGTGAGTCTGGTAACAGTGTCAGCTGTGAACGCGCTTTGTGTAGCACCAATATACCTTTTCACCAACAACTCTTAGATCATACGGTGGTGCCTGCCAAAACATCAGCAAAGTTGAGGAAATCAAAGGTGCCGCTGAGGCGCTGCTCATCACTGGTGATATTTCCTCAGAGTCCTTGCAGCACTCCTCCAGCCACACTGACCAGCCCAGATCCTTTTGCAGGTCGAAGTGCCAATTCCACACTAAGTAGATTTCTCCCTTGCTCCCAAGAACCAATTCAAAGTGAAGATTGGATTGTTTCAAAATCCAAAGAAGCAAGTACCTGTTGTGTTGCAACAGCAGTTAATGGGCTGCGACTGTCGAATCCAACCTATTCTAGTGAAGTTAGAGACATTAAACCACTTTACTGCAACGGGCATCAGTCTGGTAAAAGTCGAGCACTAGATTGTGGTGAAGAAGATTCTGAGTGCCAGGGAAAAGTGAAGAAACTGCACAGACCTTTGAATCACATTCTGCATTTGAATTGCCAAAAAGCTCTTGTATTGGGAACAGAGGCCAAGGAAGGACAGATATACCATGAATCATTTGTAAAGGAATTTAAGCAGAGCTCTTTAAATACTGGGTGTACACGATATCAAGATATCAAATTAATAAGGAGCACGTCAGTATGTTTGCCTTCATTCAAACACTCGGAGTGCCAAATAAATGATAATGGAGTTATCGAGGGGGAAAATGTACATGGACAAAGCAGGCGCCCCATCTTTCAGAGAAGCCATTCACTTGAGGTTCCCTGCCAAATGGTCTCTAGTAATCACTTGAGACTGAGACATTGCTGTTCAAAAGTTGTGAACCCTCGACTACAAATTCATGTCGCCCCGAGATCAGAACACAAAATCTTTGTTTCCGAGGAGAAAATAACTGGAAGCTACAAAAAGGAACCCAATGCAAATGTTTGGGGACAAGAGTATAAGGTAAGCTAATTGAATAAGTTGGTCAAAGAAATTATAATGTCAGGCTTACAAAAGTGCAGGTTATGCTAGAGTATGTAAATGTGTctcaaagacaaattttaaaatagAAGAAAAGTATTCTGTTTTTCTTACTACTTTTCATATCATAATGTGGGTAGTGCTTATTTGTATTATTTTGAGC is a window of Mobula birostris isolate sMobBir1 chromosome 14, sMobBir1.hap1, whole genome shotgun sequence DNA encoding:
- the LOC140209594 gene encoding E3 ubiquitin-protein ligase NEDD4-like, encoding MARHLRLHFATRRSNTDPLSEASGESLESNICMTVETLSRKNVNQLTTPEPVVMPTVSQAECILQRSSSLFIPQVSNNDQLRRKSSTLQISLQSKQSSRHCESGNSVSCERALCSTNIPFHQQLLDHTVVPAKTSAKLRKSKVPLRRCSSLVIFPQSPCSTPPATLTSPDPFAGRSANSTLSRFLPCSQEPIQSEDWIVSKSKEASTCCVATAVNGLRLSNPTYSSEVRDIKPLYCNGHQSGKSRALDCGEEDSECQGKVKKLHRPLNHILHLNCQKALVLGTEAKEGQIYHESFVKEFKQSSLNTGCTRYQDIKLIRSTSVCLPSFKHSECQINDNGVIEGENVHGQSRRPIFQRSHSLEVPCQMVSSNHLRLRHCCSKVVNPRLQIHVAPRSEHKIFVSEEKITGSYKKEPNANVWGQEYKVS